The Diabrotica undecimpunctata isolate CICGRU chromosome 3, icDiaUnde3, whole genome shotgun sequence genome includes the window GCTGTGGCCGGACGGCCTTCATCAATTTAACACTGTTTGGGAGAAATACGCTAGAATCTCTGTACTTGAAATTGAAAAACTGAGAACTCAGAACTGATATTTTATATTTGGATGAAACATGGAATCATGAAGGACAATTTGTatgaaaagtttggcaagataaaCAGATTAGGTACAAATGCTCGTCAGGCTTTACTGAAGGTTTGTTTACCCTCATATTGGAGACAAAGCATTTATTGATTAATGTTTGTTAGAAGTTGTTTCTTAATGTTTACATTGATAACCTTTAGATAATAATATACCTACGTAACTCTTAATGACCTTCGTGGAACTACTTCTCCCTTTGGAAGTATATCCACCACCCGCTAATAGATATTTCACTTTATATACAGACAAATATACTTTGATTTTGATACTGCATCGGTTGTTGTAATAAAAAAAGAGccgttttgatttgtttatttatCATTGtacccagaataaaaaaaaatgatcacAGTGTTCTATTATTCTGTACTTTAAATTATCAGCACACCATTGCTTTAAAAATGCAAatcacatatttatttattttatattctaaCCAAAACAATGaactaaaaatatttgtaatttgtTGTTTGAAAACATTTACTTATTCAAAAATGATCCACACATCGTACAAATATTGTTAAACAGAAGCTATGCAAATACATTTATATTAttcaaatatgttaaaaaatccTAATACAAGGGGTGTCAAATTTACAAccattttaacaaaataaaggTAGAGTTCCCCCACGTTCAAATAAACATGAACATGCAAGTTTTAGGTAGGGCTCGTAGGGTTAGGGCCCTCTTTAATTAAGTAATATTATCGATTTTtgtaaatgtaaacaaacaaaGACGAATGTCACGTTTTGTGTAAAACGTCTTGTGGCAAATACAATGATATTTTTAACTTGCACTTTTCAACAAGATGTTATCAAAGTTTTTGATAACGGTTATGTCAAATGATGTTACTATTTCATTTGTTCATTAGACCCACATAAAGAATGTTCAAATAGTACAATTATCGGTACAATTATGAGCtatattgtaataaaataaacaataaaaagacAAAGTATGAGAATTCTAACCTATTtctaattgatttttcaaatttgTAACCTCACTAATTGGATTGATTAATATTGTAACAATTTTGAGTGAAAATacataaaattatttcattaaaaacTTACCTTATCTTATTTGGTGTTATCCCTTAACCACACACTAAAAAAGTCCGCTTTAAAACACTAGAAACACTTCAACACTACAGTCTACAAAAACAGAGATATCGCCATATTGGATATTTAGAGTGAACTGGAATAGGATGCGCGGTTGCCAGCTGTTGAATGTCAAATTTTTCCGTGTAGTTCGATAAAAAAACTTTATGAACAATGAATAAGCATGCCGCTATAGTAGATTATCGTATTGTTAAACATTTGAATGAAATCAAGTGGTTGACCACAACGAACAGAAACTTGGATATCAACCTCattcttttatgtttttgtttatttctttaaaaggacTGTATTATAGTATATTTCATCGATCTTGATAAAAACGTATTTCAGACTATTACCCTCTCATTAGACTAGTCCTAGTAGTATGGGCGCACTGGCGAATAAAAATATTCTCATTCCATATTTTTGCACAACCTTACTTGAAATAGTCAACTTTATAAAACGTGGATGTTGCCCAGAGAAAGTGATggtcaaaaattgtttaaaacaaattatcaaatttaatgtttttgtcCGGAACAAGTCTTTTAGTTAAAAGGTTCACTATGAGTAGAAAAGGACCTTAGtaacttttttctaaaatgcatcgttttcgagttataaacaagtaaatatctgaaaaatcgcgaaaatgttattttaaaaactCGATAACTTAGTaaaagattaatatttttaagttcttGGACCTTGTAAAATCCTGTATGTGGATTTTTATCCATAACTTTATTGCAAtgcatttttttaattgttaaaatcGAGCTACGTTGCGCCTTACATACATAACCGGTCTATTCCTAACCTACGTTTGATTCGTTGATATTTAAAATGCGCGCCTTCTAAAGCCAATCAATTCGGCGAATTACGAACACTTGGCGTAGTAATTCATTCATGTTTGCCATCCTTTGTCAAAGTGTCAAAGAGTGAAGTGATCGTTATCGTTCAGCTCAATATTTGACATGATATCACAGCGCTGTGCATTATTTTGGGTTTTggattatttatttgttcattaaaatatttaaaaaatgccaATATATACAGAAAAGGAACAAGTGCTGATACTAACATAACTGAACTATTTTCAGTTAGAAAAGGAAGCTGTACCTACAAACTTTATTACCAATTTTTGCTGTTCGTGAGGAAAGTTTAAAATTAtgctgaaaataaaattgttttacctATTGTTTATTTCAGCGTGTTGCTGAGGCGATAGGAATTTCTTTGCCAACTATAAGACGATTGGTAGGTATCGAAAAAAAATTGATTATCGAATTGAATCGATTATTGAAAGGAgtcgattatcgaatcaaatagaaatagaataaaataaattgaagTAAATTAAAACGCTCCTTGcttagacgataagaaagctatgcttcctcTACTCGGCCACTCGCGGAGTGCCACATCCcgttttttgtttcaggtatattACTACTTGATATTTACTgaaataattatattagtcacccaataaacatttttgaaaaccGGCTTTTTTGTGTTTACAAATAATGACGTCAAATTATTTAATTGTATAACTAGAAAACGAACTAACTATGCTTGTATtatatacaattataaataaacaataaatttaataaacaatattgttttttatttaatccATATTGCAATTAAAGTACTAGTTTAATGATATAAGTTTTTTACCTGTGGTTAAGTAGGACCCTGACATCTGTCAGATTCGTCAATAATTACATGAAACAATTCTCGAAACATCCAATACATTATATGAgtcataattaatgacgcactgaaaAAATGATCTGAGAAGAACCGTACATATATACATGCATGAGCATATGCTAGGAGGATAGCTATAAGGGTGGTCTTTCGTTTTCTAATAAGCAGGTTTCGTTGGTAAACTTTGGATAAACTTTTTACTGTAACGTTGCAGCCTCATAATATTTCGATTAAAACAAGATTCAGCTTTTGCGTAAGAAATAATCAATGTGTTTCGAACGTTAAAGTTTAGTTTCGTCAAGTCTATATATTGAAACCTATTAAAaagttacttaaaaaaaaatcggttgcctgtaaagtcggttttacgggcgaagattttacgtgacaacgtatttttctcggtagaatatttattgatatgaatattattaaattgcacaataggaacaaggaattgaatgaaaataagaattgcacaaattttaagtatagaaatatattttgtttactaaaacattgtacatgtaaacttaaacttaactaatttctatttgagtgattttgttgaggataggacgatgataggagaaatatgaaatgaaaggaagtgtttctgctgtaatgtgtcttgaacgccaagaacgctcgagaaagacagagacacaagcacgcaccgattcaacgcgcctaattctctagtgctgcgcgcgcagcggaccgatcatgtttgagtgggagagagacgcaaggcattcgccggtccggcgggcctctctctcgttcggtaactcatcgtaacagacgtgagcgggcgttacactttttcatgaatgactccgagccacaacctaatttaagacgttgtcacgtcaaaacccTAAATTTGGCTTTTTCTTGgcatttccattgtttatttacattttacgaaaaaatcacaAGAATAACTTTCGTCTTATAATAACCCATATAATAAAttatagtaataaataaaaaggtttcCGTGGAAAACTTTCGATAAACTTTTAAACATAATATATTGACATCATAATCTATATGTTAAAACAAGTTTCAGCTTGTGGTTATGAAATAGATTTTTTCGATAAAAGCCACCCACCTAGCATATGCTCAAGCAtgaataaatgtatatatatatatatatatatatatatatatatatatatatatatatatatatatatataaacaaatcgtttcaataaagttattaataaaaactcTTCGGGATCTTATAAAATGTAGTTTTAGGTTTGATTTGACGATtgttaaacttaaaaatattatttatcgaGTTATCGAGCTTTGAAAGTGACAATTTTCGCATGTTTTCAGATTGTcacttaaattgtttataactcgaaaacgatgcaTTTTAGAGTTTTAAAAAGGATAATACGGCCCTTTTTTGTACAAGGTGTGCTGTTGTACCATCATTAGTAATACCAGTTGATTTATGATTAGGGTGAGTATATCATTGTGATATTATGTAATAGTATGTGtgctttcaaaaaaaaaaaaattataaaaccaaatttgtctTACGTAATAAGCTTGAATTAGACTTTTCGGTTGTGACTGAATTTGTTGAAGATGAAAGCAAAGgctaacagaaaaaaaaacatccaTTTCCATGTACTCATAAAATGCCTTTGCTTTTCTTAAATGAATCTGCTTTTCAACCATTAGCTGCGTCTTTTCAGCAGACTGTGCTGGTGCACTTTTAATTTGTTCTTTAAGAAGGCAGCACGTACTGTACATATCCGAGGAAGGTGACTTAAAGCCTATGTTAATATTTTACTTCGTTTACTAAAATTTAACCCACTACTCAGATATTATCTTTTGGACTCCTATTTTCTGTAATGTTATTCAGTTCCTCTGAGCTTTCTTATGTACTGTCAACACTTTCCTTCTTCAGATAGTTCTTATTTTTGATAGAGTCACCTCCTCTTTTCCCTTCACCAGCAAACTCAAAATGCACATTTTTGTGCATTTtgactcctgtggcttttcttccgtatattcgaagtgtcactgataggattggcaaaattcttcgcaaagaaggtatcaggactacttttcgaccacccaaaaaaatctcacaatatctaccctctcctaaggacccattaccgcccctatcttcctgtggtgtctattctattccttgttcatgtggacaagtgtatattggcgaaactggtcgttccgtcaaaactcggattcaagagcatcaaagatgcattagatcaggtcttttctcccattctgcagttgcagaacactgccaagaaaccggtcattccatattgttcgaaaaaacccatattatttctaagagccccttcttttattccaggaaaatccgcgaatctctagagatccgaaaaaatccacataatatcaatcgagaggaaggatactacttgtctcccatctggaatctcagtctagagccgccgtccggtcccgctaccacgatgcagccacatgattggccagcgcgcgcttcttgacgttcgcgccacggagtgtgccgatacgtcccgacacgacaggtcaccgcgactataaatagagcggtagcggagtaatcgtcggattcactccccgcctctcgacgcgttagtgttctgagctattggacgtgaatccctgtcctggcatttggttttcacctctggctgcgttaagtagtttagttactgtgaccaaatgcccatcttggtagttagtattcgcctctggttgcgttgagttaccgttgctaactacccatcttcctgtcttttgttttctttttcttctccttgAATGTAgcttctcctgaagaagctacatacaattgtagcgaaacgtcgagatgaacccacttttgggtcactcacaaatgacacggtccaaacccgaaagacgaataaactataattctgactctggccgtggaagcctacgatttcattagGTCTATCTACTTTGATTTGTATTGTATGAATTAGACTGGCGATTATATTGTCTTGTCTTTTTGTGTCTGGAACTTTATAAAACTCTTCTTTCAAAGCGTTGATGTAAATAAGCCTTATTATTATTATGCACGTGAAACGTTTATTGTTGTGCTTAAACGGTACAAAAATTAGGGCTCTTTTAGGAGCTACATACCTGATAATTTGTTCACTTTTTTTTTCATCCTGTAACTCTTCTCTTTCTAGTCCCTTCATTTCCTTCACCAACACTTACACTTCTATTTGCCCCATCCATTATCCTTTAAATAATAAAGCAATTACTAGTTGTTTGACACTTTGACAATAAACCCTCACATAACCTCAAACTTGTAAGACTCACTGGGTCAGCTGAGTGGCAGTTGCAGAGCTTCTATTGGTTGGTTGGTGATAAGCTGGTTAGCATGGCCAGTATAGTGGAAATAAGTTGTTTTGCTTTTAAAGGTGGTTTTTAACATGCTTTTACCATtggtaataatttttttgcatgaattagataaaataaaccattttggctacaacagaacaatgcattggcacatctaactcaactttgatttttgtgtgACTTAAGGCTGTTTGCATGTTACCTCCTCATATTTAGTCATAAAAAATATAGTGATTTGTATGTCGACTTTTTTAAATTCATAATCTTCAATTAACTATCTATCTACAAAATCTCCAGTATTTCAAAaacttaaagttaaaatttaaaatgtattttttttaattaatgcaGTACATTTACATTTTTTGTGGTTCATATCAAAGCATTCTATCGAAACCGGCAACGCTGTGCGAATCAAGCAATGCATGGTATCTATTGAAGGACGGGTATACGGCCACATACGCTGACAACAGAGATGGGAATTATCACCCGTAAAGGTGTTTTTCTCTGAAAAGCATTGCAGGTATAACttgtatttaaattaatatgATTAGGATGTTCAGATTTAGAATCTTTCAGTCGGAAGCTGTTTGTTTTCATTGTTAGTTGCCAGACACGCGTAGATACTCGAGATGTTGTTAAGTTGAAGTTGATAAATAAACAGGGAagttacaaacaaaaatatatgGGATTAAGTACTCAAATagttttgtaataatattaccGTGTTTTATAAATCCTGGAACAGGATTAAGTTAAAACGAACGAAATCTGTTTATGTTAGATATACACACAACTGAGTTTAccactttaattattttaaataaacattattttacgCCAGACCAGAATATTCAATTAGGATGattattttagtctttttaaAGCTATTTTACGCCATAAAATTTGAAGTGTTTAAGTGGTTGAATAAATCACACTTTTATAAAAAAGGTACTAAATTTATAAAAGGTACTTGTATGTTGTTGTTTTATTATACAGGGTTGGCTTAAAGTAGGGTCATATAACGCATCTAATTCCATGTTTTTTGTTAGGTACTTCTCTACTTAGGGTTTCACTGGAAATATTTGCAACctatttgttaattattatttgttaaaaCTTGTTATTTCTAATTCAGATATAGAGCAGATACACTTTCGTCCGGAATATCGTAATGAGTTCAGTTTTACGTTGAATTTTTACCTGAAGAAATAACACTTTCGTCCAAGTcaaaatatttttgcatatacacTTTCGTCCAGGGGTCGAGGTCCGCGGGGATTGAtcccataataaaaaaaaaagtgtcttactgcgttataaaatttattatcttagCTTAGTGAATTTCATTTATAACTTATAATATAAATggcaaataataataaacttacttaaaaactaaaataatggaaTGTTTATTTAACATATTCCAGCCTAGtaatagttttttcattaaaattttctattttactttttaaaaatttctcacgaGCTACAGTTTTGTTATTAGGTCTGTTACATTTATGAATACTTTGAATTCTAATGTAGATCACATTTTGATATTGATTGATAGCCTCTAAAAACACGAATTTATTCGGATGGTATGTATTAAAGGATTTATGTAAATGTGAATGGAAAGATTCACATGCATTGGTTGTTCTCGTAGTTTCTGATGATTTTGCAGCCCAGAGTATTGGTGGAAATGTTGAGTTTTCATCAACATATGTCTCAACTAAATAATCAACAAAAGCATTTAGTTCGACACTCCCGGGCATAATTTCGATCAGATCAAAAACTAAACAATCACCGACTTCTTGGTGATCTAGAAAAAGAAGACCACAGCAATGACCAATCCATTTTCCCACTTCAGTTCTGTTTGTGTAATCATTTGTTAAGCCAAGTTCTTGAATTTTACGCCACCAAACCTGCGAAAGATGGAATCTACTTCCGATTATTTTAGATTGACCCCAAACTGATTTAACAGCCTTatgaattaatttttcaaaatcaatgacaatatcttttggaagaaaatttaaagttaGCTCTGAACATTTGGTCGTTATCAAATTGAAACATGTTTCATATTATGTAGATGATAATTTATCtggcaataaacaaaatactagtgGAATGTAGTGGTCATTGTAGTATCCATGAATTGTAAACATTTGATAATAGAATTTTGGGCAATAtttaaatgtaccatccatatatatTCTAGAACACTTACATAAATGTCTGAGATTTATGTCACAAGATATAATAGTCAATTTTGCATTCTTATCATTTACcaataaaaagttttcattttTAGATGTGATGATAGGGTCCTCTAATTTTTCCAATGCTTCCAGTACTTCTTCTAACGTTTTTGGTAAAACTGGGGGTAATTTTCTTCTTACATTATAAATACTTCGTTTCACTGATTTCAAATTCATAATAGTTAAATTGGTACTTTCTTCTTCACTTAAAACGGGATGTAAAATTTTCCTGGGTTGCGTACTTGTATCTTCTGCAGCTTTACGCTTAGCTGCTACTCTTACAAACTGTTGTTGAATGCAGTTGGCCTCTAGACTTTCATGAGAATGATTTAAGTTTTGTCTAGAAATTACTACATCATCCCCAATTGTGTAGACGGCAGCGTTACAACCTTTGGTACGACATCTCCAGCGTGATTCCCCACTTTTTAGTTTTTCGGCAAAATTGAATTTATAGTTATTCACGAATAAAACATATTCTCCAtaacgtttgaagaaaaaatgattTTCATAACACAATTCAAGACTATAGCAATataaacatttgaaaatattttcacaAATGAACAAACTCGAAGATtcgtacatatttatatatttaatattaattgcttCTTCGAAAAGCATTACGAAAATTTACCTGACCCCTTGGACGAACTTGTATACCTCAATTTTAGTGTATTAACGAAAATGTATACCTTCTTTTATGACACTCATTATTTTGGACGAAAGTGTAAGCGCCGCAGATATACTAAGTTTTGTAGAAGAAACTTGTTAAAACAAGTCAAATCACTTAACAGTTCAAGAATAGGTACAGATACTAGAGTATTATCTAGTAGGTAACTATAGATACATAGATTATAGATAgatctttatttttgtttctagaggaattgGGATTTTccccgatagttgcggttaccgagcactggcttgaagtcaacgagccttttttgtagaaaaatataccacaattgctaggtatgatcgtctAAGTTTAGCTGATGGTGGCACCCTAATTGTTTCTACAAATATCTAATcatttctctcctataacaaaatatgactttctgttgaatgaatccttaagttttcattagtttataacaagaatcttaatctatacattctttgcatttatagatcacctgattcttccacggaactagtttttcagaacctgttaaatttgttagacgacctgtccaataaaagcagaatgattctatgcggtgacttgaatattaattacgctgttgcttgtgctacccaattattctttcgtcaatatattcgaatcgtatatCGTATgctttcacaatgcacgttaattctcctacaagaattactaaaacaacatctaccataattgattatatcgcctcagatttctcaccccttgatgtacgctctaccATTAATAATGCAGGAatatctgatcatgaagcagtatataccaagtttagcACTCTTAACAACCAATCCTCAAAATCCCAACGTTTAGttggattttttccgctcagaactttcgtaaattccaaaatttgtgcttgacttctgggtggcactttccctctgtggacgattttttagataggcttgtttgtattttcaataaggcatttcctttaattatgTTTAAGTCAAAACCTTTGGACTACCTTGGATTCCTTTGAACTATAGACTTATTgtcttactaccggtcctatccaaaattattgagagacttatcaGAAGGTATCGAATGTTAAAcacaaacagaaggcaaccaaatcacaaaacttttgctgatttttattcagaatacgttggcaaaactgtaaccgtcgtggaagatctgttggaagtaaattttgaacaagagtgaagtgataaggatgtaggttctctttttttagaattctaacaatagacgactgacttacttctgttgctgctgatagatgtcgtgaacttatttcaggattttcagtcactcgaaccaaaagttcatcttcttgattaggtgtgatttgtttcggtcgaccaccccgatttttagtgtgaaataaCCCAgattcacctaaactacgatataagcttgcaaaagttttgtgatttggttgccttctgtttgcgtataacattccataccttcttgctgccgagcgaccgcaaaaattttcttgtgcgtatacgcaaatcatatctcgcatttcttcattagtaattagtaaaatgattgtgacagggcatttcaatcaaaaaaagtaatgattacttacTTAATGattaatttactctgaacaaatgacatttaccaataacaattatctgacagtccaaagcatacttttcataaatgaaataatattttaaatccttttttaagactctaagcagttcaactgcgtttttatcgaaaacggttgaaattatcgtgtttaaacaagagtaccaattttacgtaaaaatgatgtttacgtcatattttctaataaaaattactaaaaagtttcatcagaaaaagtttagactcaatttgatcattaggaatgatccacgtggcgctctctatgacaaaacgtaaaattgtaaataaaacactatttcttgtctaagattatgcctctgtgccaattttgatagcaatttataaatatacagggaaactattagcaaaaaacgaaaaacaaaaattaactttaacaccctgtatcttttttctcagcaacattttcttaaggcatatttggcccaatagccatattttggtccaaataacctgtccttagtctacgtcccaatagttatgactcaccctgtatatttgggtatcacatacAGCAACTTATTaattcgtaaggttttattacgcaatttgcaatttagttaaactTTGCAATGTATTGTACATTTTgatgatttatgtaattttagtaaattttaattgttattgttatttttttgactttttgtaagctttgtcgataaaattgtacaattttcagtgacaataaataatatttctattttattctattctatccCAACCCTGTATATGGTATCTAAAGTCTAACATGCTATGTGGCCCGCATTACGTAGTTTAATGATTGTGGTTACAATAGTTGTCAATTTTAGTATTGGAATAACAATAAAATGGAAGGTAAAGTATATTACAAATGAAACCTAATCAACTTATTCGAAACCATAATTTAATGGTCCCTATGTACTTAAAATAAAGTCCTAATTTAATCAAAAGAAACAACTAATTaaacgaaaataatttatttgtcCAAAAACATGTTCAATAAATTTTTTCTATTGAGAGCTCCATTTACAATAACACATCTTTTTTAAGTTTGGAACGTGTTGTTATAAACTCCAGGTACATTAAGTAAACAAATATATTAACTTTCATTACTGTTGgttttgaataaattaattttttttttatttctcaaaaaCCTTCAGTAAATACAAAACGAAATAATGGGTAGCACTCGTATATTCGTTATTCAAGAACAACACGGCCCAAACCCggataaatattattaaataaaataaacaaagcatataataataaataaatataacttcaaaaagaagatatttagaaaactattaataaaacagaaatttgatataaataactttggaattttaatttattagaaataaCTGAAACACATTAATCCAAACTAACGTTGTCTAGAGCATCTGCCTTTGACGTTGTAGCCGAAGTCTTATGTGATCTCGCTTGGTCCATTATTTGTGTTTCTTTtgtatcatcttcatcttcaggAATCACAGATTTAGCATCTATTTCTCCTACACCTAGACCAGGTTTAGCTTTCATAGGTGCAGCGTGTTGTCGTTTATTGACAGAAGAACTCCATGATCGAAGCCAGTTCGCTCCATCGAGATTGTGGACTGTGTTAGTAgactaaaagtaaaaaatatatttgttagttggTCAGCAGTAATGTAGTTTGTTACAAAGTAAATATTTCACTGTTCGCATTCATCCTCTTTTTacacatatttgttatttatctagagataagataagataggaatTATATAGAGAACATTATttagtataaaaacaaaaacgtaTCAATAATTTTCTTTAAACCAAAATTACATCATATTTAAATCCACAGTTTAGCAGGACCAATGAAAGAAACATATATATCATACCTTTTTTATCACTTCATTCGTCTTTTGTTTATTAAGTTGTGTAATTCGCTGTTCCTTTTGCAATTCCGCTTTCAGCCTCTTTAGTTCTTGATTTTGAGCCCATAAAGTATCTTTCAAAGTTTCTAGAGTATTCCTCTTTCTGTTGCCTTCTTTGGGCACTTGGTTACCAAGAGGTTCGGTGTATTTCTGTGGACCTAGTTCCAGCAAGACTTGAAAATCTGCCCTGTTGCCTAATCGGAAGCCCCATCCCAGTCTAGAGTCAGTTCCTAGAAAATACAAATCATAAAGTTATCAAACGATATATGTTAAGAAAATAAATATGCAAATCTTTTAAATGGTTTTTTTGTGTACTTTTTATCTATGGACATTACCCGCCCTCTATAACCGAAGGGGCTGTGAATGATATATTTGCTGAAATTTATCAGTCTacgtttcttattttattttaaataattattatcattattatataacaaataagggcagaggagcgagctcctattatgcccaaaaaaacaaagaaaaatatccttTTAAAAGTATCCATCGCGTCCAAAAAGCGccataagtttatttttaaagatgttaacgcTAGGTGctgatatggtgtcttgatccaaattgttcaagatattaaatattctatttggcaagaagttcaccctggaccttgcagtagtttgttccctttttaagttgtaagGATGGCCCCTTAATCTTTCGTATTGATTTAAAGTGAATATGGCCCGGTGAAGATATATTCCACACTGGcccggcaaactcaagaataggtctaacgtatattgagtaaagtttactaacagaggttagagatatacgtgtaaaacatttacggatcaaaaacagtttcgagtttgcacgtttacacaccgacactatgtgatcaggCCAATTTAAGTTAGTATTAATTGTCACTCCAAGATCAatgtgggaggttaccgagtttaagggatgtccattaataaagtacggtagtaatgggttatttttgcctatctgtaaaacaacgcattt containing:
- the snsl gene encoding uncharacterized protein snsl; translation: MKVTVIVSVLLCCLLGINSLIIPDELPSLLSVIYSSIPTLKKGTDSRLGWGFRLGNRADFQVLLELGPQKYTEPLGNQVPKEGNRKRNTLETLKDTLWAQNQELKRLKAELQKEQRITQLNKQKTNEVIKKSTNTVHNLDGANWLRSWSSSVNKRQHAAPMKAKPGLGVGEIDAKSVIPEDEDDTKETQIMDQARSHKTSATTSKADALDNVSLD